A window of Cheilinus undulatus linkage group 1, ASM1832078v1, whole genome shotgun sequence contains these coding sequences:
- the LOC121511142 gene encoding oncoprotein-induced transcript 3 protein-like has product MTVVLEKDSMPGIDENFLQLRDASCSLSSNSTHIMGSMSFSTCGTKIEDKGDFIAFTNEINSFVLPSEVIVRRKTVKIGFSCQFPKTISISSYFSLHKSDYIFTESGFGSFGYTFEIFRDGGFSKKVPAKAYPVEVKLLQIIYMGIQAQSELPDVKVFVESCKATPDDDPDNSLSYSLIENGCIKDETLKVYASSDPTSFNFEVQAFKFTGNYDQVYITCSVILCESSSPFSRCAQGCLKEPSRRRRSTLSKETVGHSITQGPLRFVRQAVPEAAVDEDEVMMMNSGTSDMKNDDVHLMIKNNTSDEMMRSNTSAKVVPPSLPTEIHPNEEGWKIKDLLNTNVSTIFFATAFLVSLVVMAVLIRHFSKKRKAEDRKSLISSGW; this is encoded by the exons ATGACGGTGGTCCTGGAGAAAGACTCCATGCCGGGCATCGATGAGAActttctgcagctgagagaCGCTTCGTGCTCGCTCTCCTCCAACAGCACTCACATCATGGGCAGCATGTCATTCAGCACCTGTGGCACTAAAATAGAG GATAAAGGGGACTTTATCGCCTTCACCAATGAGATCAACTCCTTTGTGCTTCCCTCTGAGGTTATAGTCAGAAGAAAGACGGTTAAGATTGGTTTCTCCTGCCAGTTCCCCAAAACCATCAGCATCTCCAGTTACTTCTCCCTCCACAAATCAGATTACATCTTCACCGAGTCTGGCTTTGGCAGCTTTGGCTACACATTTGAGATTTTCCGTGATGGAGGCTTTTCAAAGAAGGTGCCGGCCAAGGCCTACCCAGTGGAGGTGAAGCTGCTGCAGATCATTTACATGGGCATCCAGGCTCAGTCTGAACTTCCAGACGTCAAAGTGTTTGTGGAATCGTGCAAAGCAACTCCTGATGACGACCCCGACAACAGCCTGTCATACAGCCTCATCGAGAACGG CTGTATTAAGGACGAGACACTCAAAGTCTATGCATCTAGTGATCCAACTTCATTCAACTTTGAGGTTCAAGCCTTTAAATTTACAGGGAACTATGACCAG GTCTACATCACCTGCTCTGTCATCCTCTGTGAGTCCAGCAGTCCCTTCTCCAGGTGTGCTCAGGGCTGTCTGAAGGAACCGTCCCGCCGACGCAGAAGCACACTGAGCAAGGAGACAGTCGGACACTCCATTACCCAGGGTCCTCTGCGGTTTGTCCGCCAGGCTGTTCCAGAGGCTGCAGTGGATGAAGATGAAGTTATGATGATGAACAGCGGCACGTCAGATATGAAGAATGATGATGTCCATTTGATGATCAAGAATAACACATCTGATGAGATGATGAGGAGTAACACGTCTGCTAAAG TGGTTCCTCCATCACTTCCCACTGAAATTCATCCAAATGAAGAGGGCTGGAAGATAAAGGATCTCCTGAACACCAACGTCAGCACCATCTTCTTTGCCACAGCTTTCTTAGTGTCTCTGGTGGTGATGGCCGTGCTCATTCGTCACTTCAGCAAAAAGAGAAAGGCAGAAGACAGAAAGTCTCTCATCAGCTCAGGCTGGTAG